The Melopsittacus undulatus isolate bMelUnd1 chromosome 9, bMelUnd1.mat.Z, whole genome shotgun sequence genomic interval TGACTGACTGCACAAAACACAAGTCTTTATATTCCTTAAAACAGAGATCAGGCTCGGGTTAGCAGCAGATTTTCTCATTATTCACCTTCAAGATTTTAGGGACCAAGGATTTTGTGCCTAGTGACAGACATTAGGCAAAGTGTTAGGAGCACTGACTCTGAGCCAGACAAGTACTCAGAACAAGTAGAAGACCAGCTCCTGCACTTGTGGGGAGCAAGCTGAGCTATCAATCCAAGCAACAtgcaggctggaagaggaggaacACAAACCTCAACCCTCAGAGCTCACACAAAAGGCTCTGGCTCTGGGTTTGGACGAGTTGTCTGTCTCTTGGTTTCTCCATTTAGAAGCCCTTTCAGAAGCTGGGGTGCCCTTGAGAAtgttgtaaagaaaaataaggaatttcGTCAACAGAATTGAAAAAGAAGCTCAAGGGACTTCAAGCACCCGTGATAAAAAACAGTGGCTGGGCAAAGGGGTTGTGGATCATAGAGctactgaaatatatttaagtattttggGGTGAAGTATGATAGTTGGACACCTCTGTGCAATTCTAGAATCAGCAACAGACAGATGTGTGCTGGGAGCCAAACCCTGTGCTGAGAGAAGCTCTGGGCAAGTTTGGGGTGGCAGTGGGTTTGTGGCAGACAGGAAAGTACATCTTGGAAGATGGTTCTGGAATTTGAGAAAAGAAACTCTCCCTCCTAACCATGAATTCAACTCTGTGTCATGAGTAATTGTGTAGTGAGTGGGAAGAAAGGACATTAACACTTCTAAAATAAACCTCCAGAAATCTTTCAAATAGAAAAATTGCCTGCAGGGAAAATGAAACCGGAAAAATGTGgccaaaaaagccaaaaagaatTCTAAAAAGAAAGATAACATTAAACAGAGACAGTTTTCCAGCTGTGAAACAGGAAAGGGCTATTGTTCATAAGACAAAAGACTCTCTGAGGTGCTTAAATTTAACTTTCTCCGTTTAAACAAAGCATTAAAGAGCTACTAAATCAGTTCAAAATAGAACAGGAATAAGTGAGCAAAGTGCCAGATGTTTGGCTGAAAGTTCTGTCCATTGCACTGTGGATGTAACTTTGCACCTACTAAGAAGCTTTCCACAGAGATGTAGTTTGTAAGACAGGATTTCATCCCTGTTCTTGAAGTCCTCAGCCCAAAGGTGTCAAGAAGCAGATTTTAATGAGAATGGAAAGAGACTGACCTCTCGTGCTTCCATGAGTAATCTTTGGCACTCTGTTTCTGCCAACAGATAAGGAAACTTCTTTGATTAAATTATGGTTGTAAAATGAATGAGAACACAAGCCAAATTACACCCTGCAGTATTTTACTGAGCCTGACTTTCGGATCCAAAATGCTCAGAAAACATTCCCTTAGAGTTGTCTCCTAGGGGAAAGGAATCCTTGAGCAGTGTAGGATATCTGACCTAGCATTGGATTAATTCCTATTCACTCTTACTCATTCTGGCATAGTGAGTATCCCTAAGAGAAGAGGAATCCCTAGCCCCTACCTGTTGGAATGAGGAATCTGCATGCATTTTTATGCTATGTAGAACACCCATACTGGTAACCAGGAACTCATCTACAATGTCTAGAGGCCAGTTTGGAGctactgctgctgttctgaCCAGGGGCCAGACACTCAGAAGTCTgcccaagcaaaaaaaaaaaatgcagagctTTCAAGTGTATCCCCCCGATGCCTTCTGTCTCAGGCTGTGGCACAGCACTCCAGAGAGCTGCAAACACACCAGTGTCCTGCCAAGAAAGGTGTTCTCAAGCCATGGTGGcaagttgttgggttttgtcaCTAGTTACTGCTGACCACAAATTTTAACTGAAAGACTTTGAAGGCAGTGATGAGAGGGACATACAAAggtggttttgtgtttatgACAATGGTAGTaaatgggaaagcagaaaaccacTGACTCCACTTGGCTCAAACCTTCCGTGCAGCAACaataaaaagccccaaattgctGCAATACTGTGAGTAATCTGTACTCCCGTTTTAGTCCTTCATATTGCCATCAGGACCACTAAGATTATCAAAGAATCACTAGCTCTTTATCTGTGCCCCCTGCATGGTCTGTTTTTAGTAGTACTGTGTGGAAGAATATCTTAAATAGACAGGTTAAAGAGAAGGAGTCTTATTTCTAGTTACAATAGTATAATGCTTTTTGAAACACATAGCAGCAACATAACTATATTTTAATATCTAATGCTTTGCACCCCATAGTCTAATGTAGTGTTTATGGAAGTCTGTgctaagaaaatacagaattgtgAGCCAAAACCTGTCATTCAGAATAAGAACCAGTGGTATAAACTTACGTAAATAAAATTTTTCGTTGGTTTTCTCCCTTAATAAATTGCCTGCCTCTCTGCATTTACTCCACAGTGCTTCCTTACTAGAGGATATACAAGCTTCTTTCAGTTAAGAGAAAAACCACCTTTTCTCTATGCTGTATTATCGACAATTCAACATAATCTCtttagagaacagaaaaaatagcatttctggGATTGCAGCATTGGTATACAGGGCTCAGCAAATAACtatcagaattttaaaatgcattcaaaatCCAGATCTCTGACATCAGCAAAACCCCCTGAAAACAGCACATCACATCAAATTACCTCACAGCTATTTGCATAAGGGTCCAGAGGCAGTACAGTATAAGAACAGAGACACAAGCTATCCAAAGAGAACTTAGCAACAGTTCTATTGGATACTGTGTGTGTCTGTAGCAGAAAAAGGGCAAGTCTGGAGCTCAGATGTGCAAACAGCTTTAAGGGACTAAGCAACCTCTTCTTGGCAGATGCATCAAGCAAAAATCTGAAACTACAGACCAGGTAATTTACCAAATCATTTCCTTTTTAGCTGATTCTAACTTTCTGTCTAAAGAACTGCTCTGAGCCAAATAGCCTATGTGATATTCTTAGGGCTTTTATTGAAGGACTTCATCAGAAATGATAGAAACCTGCCACCAAGAGAGGTAATAAATTAATTCTCTATTCCAAAAATTTTTAGAACTTTATAAGATTGTGCATTTCTTTTACATTCTGAAATACAATTAAGCTCAATGACAGCTATACTagtattaaaaacatattcCATTCTACTGAAGGAACTCTGCTTACTGGAAAATAAATCCATGAGTGCATTAGGAAGTCCAGTGCTAGCTagacaaaatagaaaaacatttgctatctgggcaaggggtaatggagGGTATCATTATGTCTCTGAAAAAAATGAGGTGCTTCCTCAAAGCAAGGAATCTCCCTGACTGACAGAGTGTAGCTCTTACAATACTGACAAATACACAGACATGCAGCTCCtttaaatacacagaaacaGATATAAAAAACTAAGTGACTATTAAAGCTGGGCTTTAGCTAGAGGCAGAATGAAAGTGCTGCAAATCCCAGTATTGGTTAAACTGAACCCTTAGCAAAGGGAATTGCCTGGTGGAGATTGTTAGTGcagatacatgtgtgtgtacCTCACTCGTGCAGGGCAACGGGTAATGCAGAGTTCaagaaggaaattattttgcCTTGTGGCAGAAGGCAAAGCACAATCACTGGTTttcagagctgtgtgtggatCAGGAAGCTCAGTGTTTAAAATGTCCATATTTATTCAGCCAGAAAAACAACCAGTGCCTGGTTTTAATTGTGATGAATTTACAGATTTTTTGAAGAATATAAAACAATCTGAGAAGTTAGTAACAGAACTGAGGAAGGACCCTCATAAGCCTTGAATCCCTACAGCAGTGCcgtgtttctttttcagtgtttggaaATACTGCTGTTATTGCTAGGTTTCTTTGCTTCATCGTCTTCCCCTGTTGCTCTCTCTCCCATTAAAGTTGTAGGAACCCTCAACCCCACAATGCCATCTATTCAGCTGCCACTGTTGCTCCTCTGCCTGACCTTGTGTGGTGTGTGCCTCAAGGAGAGGCCACCCTTTCCAGAGGGAAGTGAGAACATGGGAAGAAGTCCCCTGGACGAGATCCTGCAGAGATCTGACAGCCTCATTCTCCAGTCTGTCttcaagaaagctgaaaaggaaggagagattAATAAAGGTATGTATTATACTGGGGACACTCATCTAGTTTTGCTGGCATAGTACTTTACTGAGATAATTAGATTCAATTTATAGTTCCCAGGTTCTGATGTATATATATCTTACTctaagggaaagggaaggataAGAGATCTGCTGCAATACACTGACACAGAGTTCCCAAAAGCCACTCTTCTCTAAGATCTCCCTGCTTAGGCAATGCTGTACCATCACTAAGCAATTGCTGCATAATAAAAAGGTAGAAGCCCATCACAGAAAACTTGCTTGTCTGGTAAGTACTTTCCTGGGGAAGCTCTAAGAGAACATATGGAGGACATTCCCCAGTTGTGGACCCCACAGCTAATTTTATTTGGAGGTGGGAGTGCTACCATTCCCTGACTACCTCAACCCACTGGTTCCTACACCCCAGCAGAGGTGGGCTTTTCCATGGCTGGGAATGCAGAAGCTGCTCCTCCTAGTCTGCAGATGCTCTGCTCTCACTAGtcactgcagcagaaacaaatcagactgcaagaagcagcacagaggtTCCTGCCACTAAGGAGCACAAAGCTCCTTGTGGAAAAACAAGCTGGCTCATTTGTCCATAGAAAAAGCCTTCTTCCCTCTTCATGTGAATGCTGAAAATTGATTATGTTGGTCCAAGACCTGAAATGTTAAGAAGAGCTTAAGAATGAGCATGAGATACTAATGGCATTATGACTGGTAGCTGGAAATACTGAGCTGGCTTTCAGATGTCCACACCCCTGCTTCTACTTGTGTCTCAGACCTATCTTTTCCTTGCCTCATGCTGATTTCAAGCTCTTCAAAATATGCACCCTCTGCAGCTGATTTCTTCCAGCTGCTCCGCATCTTTTACTCATCTCCCTTTATCTGAATCTGACACATTTACCTGTATCAACACATTAGGCTTGATTATTTCATGTCTTTCCATTTGGCTGCAGCTCGTTCCTAGTGTGTCAATCATCCCTGCTAAAAATGTACCAGAACTGTTTTAACAGATGCCATCTGGAGTGATCAAATTCAAGACCACACTTGCAGTTACCTGTGCAATTAAATGGGCATAATGAGCAACAGATAATGGTCCTGCACCATACAACCACACAAATTCCCTTTTCAACTACCTTAGTGAGGCCTATGTGGGCTCATTAACATTATTCTTTTCCATGGACAGAATCAAATGTGCCTCTGCCAGAATGGCTTTCCAAAAGACAACACCTTGGGAAAAAGTACTTGAGTGAGCTGGAGAAGAGACAGCATCCTGGGAAAAGAGATGTTGAGGAAGACACATCTTATGGAGACATCCAGAAGAGGCAGCATCCAGGGAAAAGAGAGATAGAAGATGACCTTAACAGCTCTCTGGAGCTGAAAAAGCGACAGCATCCTGGCAGAAGGTCACTGTTGGCACAGGATGCTGACAACCCTAGTTTACAGCTGGCCTACTTGAATGAGTTATCCAAAAGACAGCATCCGGGCAGAAGGTATCTGATCTACAAGCACCAGCATCCTAGCAAGAGAGGCTGGAATGATGAGGTAAACTTAAATGATCGATATGGTGAGAAACACCAGAACCCTGGAAAAAAGCACTGGAATTTCAACAGCCCAGATGATGCAGGACCCTGCAACTTTCAGGAGTCCTTCACCTGTAACAAAGGCAGCTTGTTGCTTGATCTAGTAGAAAATGTTGGCAAAGAAAAACGCCAGCACCCAGGAAAGAGATCAGCATGGGAGGGTGAAACAGAAGAATGAGAATATCATTGTGTATCCTTTGCATTGAAGTAAGCTGCCAGATTGCTAAAAAATTCTGTTCACTCcctttctgcttcctgctgctgaccTCTGCGCCCATCTTTCAGTGCATTAATGGCTTTGTCACACAAAATAAAGGGACTGAGGGGGACAGTTGCATTGGTCAGGCAAGTACTGAGAGTCTCCAACTCACCCGCTCCAGAAAGATAAAATTGCTTATTTCCTTAGGGGCCCAGACCCCAGAAAAATACTACTATGTGTtcaattttctgtttccaatttacTAAAACAGGTTATTAAAtatctgttctgctgctgctaaaaTTGAATAATTATATGGTTTCTTCTCACACTAGTGAAATCAGTAAATTaatggagagggagaaaaaaagaacaacataCATGAattgtttcaaaattaaattgaaTAGCTTTTCAACTCAAAATGATACATTAATGAGACCTGAACCCTCGTATGCTACAATCTGTCTAGACAGAAAGCACGGAGATAGGAACTGTTTCAACTTGAACAGAATAGATGACTGACTTTATAGTTTGACTTGGAACTGGCATATAAAAACCCGTTTTCACCTAAGAGGCTGGACAGTGTAAAGCATTAATGCACCCCAGAGCACCTCAGTCGTAAGTTGTGAACCTGACTGTGCACCATATAGCAGAACTCCCTCCCTGGAGTGTCCACACTTGAGTCATGCCACCTGAAATCATGCCTTCTCCtcagacatttaaaaattaatctagCAGACATCCTTCTCTTCCAAGAAGGATTTCTGATGTCTCTCCTCTCACATGAATGCTTTTACTTTTGTGGTCAGATTCCCCAAAGTGGTTATTTGAAATGAATCATTCAATAAACATCAGTAATCAACTTTGGGTGTCCTTATTGTTGTGCAAACATGCTGTAATAGAGTGAAAAACAGAAACCCAACCCAAGCTAAATGAATATAAACATCAGAGTATTTTTCTAGGCACAATCTTCTTGCATGCTGGTGGTCAGCACATGTTCATACATAAAACTGTTTTGCTGTGAAGTGGAAGGATGATTTACCTATAGATAgatattctttttaaatctgCTACCTGTATGACACACAAAATTATGCATCTGGGCTAAATCCACAGTAACCTTCTTAACTTGTTCACAGGGAACTTTACCAGAAGTCTGATTTCCTGTTCACAAGTCTAAAAAACAGATTTACAGGGTTTTGTAATTAATACATGGTTACTGAGTGCACTGAATTATTCATAACATCACTTCTTGTCTATATTTCCATAAAATGCTATGTTTCTATAAACAAATTAGTATGTCTACCACTGTCATTCATCCTTCTCAATACTATCATGACACATTAGTGCTTTGAGTGTTCCTTCTAGATATGACTGTTTGCTTCCTCACTCAGGACCTCAGAGCATTTCCTCAGATATAGAAGTTCCTTTTGCCATACAGTTTAGTTACCTTGATCATCTCAGTGAGCTTTCCTGACATTAACACCCCCAGGCTGTTCAGCGCTTCTTAACACAGTCTATGTACAGGACAGACAGAGCTCTTCTATTGATGGGGGCTTTTTAATTCACAAGTGCTAAAGAAATCCTCAGAGGAGGCAGCTGGGAAGGTTCCATGCACTTCATATTCCTTCAGCACACTCTCTGTATGGGATGCCTtctaaaatgttcatttttcattttataaggaaaaaaggaTGTCTCTAAAGAATATAATTTCACATACTATTTCCAGCAGTGAAGGAATGATGCTCACACCTCAGGGAATGCTATTACACAAGACCACCACTGCTATAAAATTTCCCAAATAagtgaaaaacaggaaagaaaaagttatcAGGTGGGTAAACATGGGCAACAGCAAAAATGCATCACAGTTCTGCAAGACAAggaggctgctgtggctgctacaAGAAAGCCAAggtgggaaagggagagaagcaTTAAACCCAAAGTTATGCACTCTCCCTAACACTGCACCAGTCATGCAAAATCTTATTTCCATCTTTCACTGAGACTAAACCAACCATGCACAGATGAGTTCTTTATTTACCACAGGTTTACATTTCTGGCATGTTACCACTTATTGTGACAGGGGAATTTGAGTCCTAAAGCACAACTTTTACAAGTACGttcaaaatgaacatttttttttatcttgttttcccCCAGTGGAAGGAAAAGCTGATGTGAACAAGTTGTATAATCAACATTTCCTGCAACTGTCTGCAACTGCTGTTCTGTGCCTGCTCCCACACACTTACCAGCCTTGACCACTTTGCTAACCCACTGTAATTAGCATGAGTTGAGAGTTTCCAAAAGACATGTGGCCCCAATAAACCCCTTTATTActacttttaattttctccaaCTTTCATTAGTTGGAGAAAATTTGACAACATCATCACCATGGCTGAAGTAGAGTCACTGCTTGCCTGGTAACTCACTCGGCTAGCATTAAACAGCCAGCTGCACATTCAAAGCATTGGTCAGGACATTGCTGTGAACAATAACTATGATAAAAATCAGGTACATGGAGAAGCACTGCACAAGGGATGAGTCTGGGCAAACTCCAGACTGTACAGAGACATGGCACAAAAGATGCAGACAGAGGAATCCTTCTAGTTTTAGCAAATGAATAAGTGGATGAAGTCCCACTTCCCTCCCAGTAAGAAAAGCATGAACTCTGCAGTCCTACAACAGTCATGAGGAAGGACTCAGGTTGAACACAAAGACCTCTGATGGGAAAGTTCCTTGAGAAAACGGAATTATCTTCCTGCCTTGAGATTACTTTTATACCTCTGTGAAGACATttgtcctttgttttccttgatgaaaacactgcagctttGAAGACCTAAGAAGGAAACCAAGAAAAGGACATTTATCAGTTATCTACCAATTCAATCTGTCTGCTTACATGAGATGAAGGAGCACAGGCTGAAGGAGGGTAAAGCCTCCCCCAAGAACCAGAATCCAATTGGATCACAAATTGCACTGGTATGCTGGAGCATGATACTGATTCCTGACAGAGACAGGGTGTGTTAGATACTAATGTAATGGAACAATCCTAGGCAAAAGGCAAAGATAGCTCTTAAGTTTATTTTCAGCCTCATTCACTCACAGCTAACATACACTGCACCATCCTCAAGTTCACATGAACTGGAAAGAGGAGAAATCTGGACTTAGTAAATCAAGCAAACACTCTTGCAAAATCAAATGGAGGTAAACCAGGATTCAACTTGCCATATCAAAGGAAGCGATTTCATTGCCATCTTCTCTCTATAATGTATATCCTACCTGAATGCAATTGAGTATGACACAGCCTAGAGACTTCAGTAGCTGACTGGTAtaggaaaaaatgtgaaattatgtCGGAGAAAACTAGGGAAAGTGGCGTGCTTTAAGAGGGTGCCTAAAATATGACTGctgttttaaactgattttcacaGAGAAGCGTATGTTTCCAGGCTAAGTTTCTTCCTGatcctgaagctgctgctgtgtggggtGTCTGAAGGAGCTACTGTaaaaagagaagaggaggaggagagagaaaagcaaagacaaattaAAGATATAGTAAAACTATACGGAAGGTTCTCTGAGCCAAAGCAGTCAAGACAAAAAGTAAGCTCTTTAAACAGGCAGGTGCTGTTGAAGAAGACAGGAACATAACCCTGCAAAAAGTCATAAATCATTCACTATTGAACACCTACTGTTGAGGGTATCTGCTTACTGATTTTAGAGATGCTTTCAAGAAGGGAACCGGTTACTGTACAAATTTATAGGGGAAATAGAAAACAAGAGAGGCTACAGGAGGCAGCACTCAAATATAGAGGTGCTTGAAATCTGAAATGAGCCCTGAACATAATCTAGACATTGTGGCATATGGATCGTAagttaaaacattaaatagaaTGCAAACACAAAGGAATTCTGAATCTTTCTTACTGCCCTTTATAATTCACCTACCCTATGTACAAGTAGTATCACTCCCCAGCATTCAGGCCCAACATCCCAGATTCTTCAGCAGCAGTAAGGACCAGATAAACTTACACAGATGACTGGCCTGACAGTGCTGAAGCAGTTAATAGGCAAATCAGACAAATGGGGCTCAACAAGCTGTCAGCTGCAGCTCTTACAAATCACCACCTGCCAGTTTTGATTGTGCAGTctgcaaacacaggaaaagcCATGGTTTAGCATGGAAATAGAACTGTTCTCTCTGCACAGACTACTTAGACGGATTTGGTTTGTATCAAAATGTTTACCCCAAGCAACTGGAGTACATTGAATATATAAGCTTTGTTAAAAGCTACAGCCATGTGTTCCTTTGTGTTCCTCAATTCAGCTCTATgaccaaaatgaaaaatacagaagatgtTGGTTGAGATCTACCTAAATGAACAATAAATTTTTCGCAAATAAATTCAAATCAACACTGTAGGAAGAATTTCATGCTAATCCCTTTCAATGTTAGGGGattcaatattattttttttaaatatcattaaaTTACAAAAGTTAATTTAGGCCAATTTTATACGCAGCGCCACTGAAAATTAACTGGCCACTTGGTTTAGGAAGCACACTCTGATTTCCCAAAGAACATTCTGATTTTCCACTCTGCTTCCACCCCAAAGTCTATGTTGAACTCAACACAACTTTCAGATATTGACCACATTTTTTACAGTGAGTAAGCCGTACTTGTACAAAAATGTCCCACTGCATTCCTTGAGAAATAGATGGGCATCACCAAGAATTACTTCTAGTCTACATTTATCTCTCCCGTGCTGGGATCATATTCCATTATTTAACATTTCAAATAGCGCTGGAGATATTACAAGTTGGAGAATACATGTGAACATAACTGGAAGACATTTCTGACAGGACTGTGCCATGGCTACAGGGCTGCCTGTCCCCCTTCTCAGCTGTATTCCCACTGTAGCATTTCAGTAAGGTTTAACTTGTCCCTAAACACCTCTCTTCCTATTGCAACTAGCTGGATGAAAAAAATTCATGTTTGAAGAAATGTAAACTGGATTGCTTTAGACTGACCTGgagtttttaattttgtgaaCATTCTCTGTGTGGGAAAGTGTGATGAGCATGACTAAGCGACAAGCAGCCAAAATCTGTCCTCATTTACACCAGCACAAACCTAGATTGTGCTCCTCTGTAAAAAGACATGGGGCCCTCAGAGACACAGGAGCCCACATTTCCCTTTGGGAGTGCACAGACACCATTCAACACAACACTACACCTGGAAGGCTAACGCTGTATTATCACTTCTATAATTCTCTCTGGGAGTCTCCCAACCAGAGTCTAATACTCTCATAAGGATTCAGATCATCCTAAACAGTGCAGTCACTTAATGGGGAAAGAGTTCCTCAGAAAGTGCTGAACACTGTTTAAATTCagaaacatgcaaataaatggcacttttctttcaaaatctttAATTAAATTTATCTTTTCAAGAATGAACACAACATGGTGTTTTATCAGCAATTCAGAAAGATTCACTTGGTGGGAGATGTTCTCCCAGTCTGTGGTCAAATCCAGATTATACAAAAGAGCACAACTAACTAACTAAATATTCAATGAAATGGTTGATTTCTAGTGCACATCCCAGCACATTATCATCCTTGTCACAACCAGCTGTAAGCTGCCCTTCCCACTGTACTGTTTGTGTCCCAGCAGTAGGCTACTAGACTTCAGTTGTCTTTATCATTTAGTAAGCCTTTACgcctttccttttgaaaatgagCGGTCACCGAAGCTGTAGAGAAGCACAGGCTTAAGAAAAGAGCTTGTTGTTCAGTACAGCCTCCCTTTTCCTTACACCTGATCCTTTCGGCTTCTGAATGACAGGAGAGGACCGGGCTGCCAACGGCCGGGACCATCCTGCTGGAAAAGCCTTTCAAGCAACCAGCCTGGGCGCAGGATTCACCGCAGGGCCCCGCAGATCTGCGTGGGCTCAGCCGCGCTCGGTGTGACACCTAGT includes:
- the TRH gene encoding thyrotropin releasing hormone, yielding MPSIQLPLLLLCLTLCGVCLKERPPFPEGSENMGRSPLDEILQRSDSLILQSVFKKAEKEGEINKESNVPLPEWLSKRQHLGKKYLSELEKRQHPGKRDVEEDTSYGDIQKRQHPGKREIEDDLNSSLELKKRQHPGRRSLLAQDADNPSLQLAYLNELSKRQHPGRRYLIYKHQHPSKRGWNDEVNLNDRYGEKHQNPGKKHWNFNSPDDAGPCNFQESFTCNKGSLLLDLVENVGKEKRQHPGKRSAWEGETEE